One window of Clostridiaceae bacterium genomic DNA carries:
- a CDS encoding DUF4194 domain-containing protein, whose amino-acid sequence MWIESYEKLTNSEKEEFKRLANMLLSKTFIIRDYYDNKEEMMKISPEYRFIERNFDLFSGYFSCSGWDLHKDNQYGVISIESIYEYNRLKLDRFTTFILYTIRLIYEEEREHISLRNEVITTTGQIIHKMINLNLIKKKPSDHDISDSLRLLSNHNMIHKISGPWENADTKILILPSVLFVVSNERISRIYELVENGEYTQDENSQYNVTVSEIIRGEGEDA is encoded by the coding sequence ATGTGGATTGAATCTTATGAAAAACTTACAAACTCTGAAAAGGAAGAATTCAAACGCCTTGCGAACATGCTGCTGTCAAAGACGTTCATAATAAGGGACTATTATGACAACAAGGAAGAGATGATGAAGATAAGCCCGGAGTACAGGTTTATTGAGCGGAATTTTGACCTGTTTTCCGGTTATTTTTCCTGTTCCGGCTGGGATTTGCACAAGGATAACCAATATGGCGTAATTTCAATTGAAAGCATATATGAATACAACAGGCTTAAGCTGGACCGGTTCACCACTTTTATTCTGTATACAATCAGACTGATATACGAGGAAGAGCGGGAACACATTTCCTTAAGAAATGAGGTCATAACTACCACAGGACAGATAATTCACAAAATGATCAACCTAAACCTTATAAAAAAGAAACCTTCGGATCATGACATTTCGGATTCTCTCAGGCTTTTGTCAAACCACAACATGATCCATAAAATATCGGGCCCATGGGAAAACGCGGATACCAAAATCCTAATACTGCCCTCTGTGCTCTTTGTGGTATCCAATGAAAGAATAAGCAGGATTTATGAGCTTGTTGAAAACGGAGAATATACTCAGGATGAGAACAGCCAATATAATGTAACGGTATCCGAAATCATAAGAGGGGAAGGCGAAGATGCATGA